cgcttcgctctaACGCGATAGCTACTGATTCAGCACGAGTTTCTACCTCGTGTGCACGCATGAAGCTGCAACGCTCGACGTTACGTGAATCATTATCAGAGAAAGAGGCTTGcaatggttttggttttttttttctttttgttactCCAATCTATTGTGATTTGCTAGAGAATGGATGCATCTTACGATTTTTTAAAGTTATATTCTTCAGTTACTAATATTGGCATACATTTGTTGTAGGTTGGCTCAATGCTTATATACTCTTGTTTTTCATGTTGACTTCACCAAAAGCATGAATTGATTCTGCTTTCCTCATGCACCTCTTGGCAACATGTTCTGACGGGGAAGAACGGGCTCACAATCTTAGCACAATTCGACATCGTTTCGGCCATGtaaaaagagataaaatatATAGTTcgtgtatatatatttatgtataGTTTTCTGacaattttcattaatttcgttctttcttttaaatttatgttttccgaACGAATTCCAACAACGTGATGTCTCTACTCGCTACATATGTTTAAATTGTTACTTGTCCCTTCCAACGCGCCCTGCTTTACTCTCGCACAGTAGAGTGGCCAATTTAAATATATATGtaaatgtatatatatatatatatgcgtCTGCTTTATATTCCAGTGAGTTTGAAGTGTAGAATTGTATATGCATAGGCTCTAGAAATCATACAAATCGATCCAGGTAGGCGGGTCGCTATCAAAGTGATCATTGCTACTGCTATACGGTGCGTGAAGTCTAGAATGCGTTGCACCTTCTTCCtacgagcatcatcattataatGCATTTGTGTGAAATTGTGCTACGCAAACCTCTCAAACCACAAAACTATGCCAGGACAGCTCTACAAGTAGCATTTTTGAGGTGAAACATTATTCCATTGTCTGGGAAGTATATACCGATGAGGTGGGTTCTGATGGGAAGGGTGTATTATTTTAAGAtttgtgttggtttttggtagaAAATTGATGATATATCTCAGATTAATATCGTTTCCTTCTGTATTCGTTTCAATCGTTGCGGTCCTGCCGATGATTCACTAAAGTTCTTTAACATCTTCAATACACGTCTCGAAAAAGGCTAGGAAAAGCGATAAGATAATCTACTTCTTAATCGGTGGCAGCTGCTCGTTGATCGTAACGCTGAGCCGTCTGATGTTAGGTTTGTCGTAGTCCTCCATCGACATACCGCGCGATAGACGCCTCGGTCCGAGCGCACCCTCGGTCGAACCGCCGGAACTGGTCGAGAATGCACGGTTGCGATCCACACCCGGCATCGCCACCGAGGTCAGCAAGCCCTGACCCTTACAGAATAGCAGTATCGATTGGGCAACTTTTGCAGGCTGTAAAAGATATGATGTGTCAGAAGATTTCGACTCCTCACAAAACGCCTTGCCATAACGCATCACTTACAGCATCAGCCAACACATCACCAGCTCGTTCCACCTTCAGCAGCGTGACCTTCTCCTTGTTCAGATCCTTGTACAGCTTCTCAACGACACTGGCGTATGGGCTCATGATGCCAGTGATCAGCAATAGATCGACTTTACAATTCTTCAGTGGCAAATCTTTGCGCCTAGACAAAAATATGCACGAAAGCCATGAGTTATACTTTCATACGTAACCGTCTTGTTAGCAGATCTTTACTTACGACATAAATGCTTTAACGTATTGCTTGATGTTTTTGCTGTTAAGCGAGCTGTGCAGACGGCTCTGGAATTCGGCGACAATCTTTTCCTTATCGGGATTATCGCCTACcagttgctgtgtgtgtgtgtgtgacaagcAAAGAAATGTATTAGAGAAAACGAGGTTTTCCAGTTGTTTTTCTGAATCAGCACAAAAGCTCCATCTGCTACGGTGGAATAAttgaacagcagcatcggtgtCAAGAAAACAGATAAtgaaaaaaggcgaaacacAGAACTAAACACCATTCTACATTAATCGCTAATGGGCTTGAACAAAACCATCTATCATTGTCGTATAAGCTAGATAGATTTGTATCCGGAATAGTTTGAATTATCAACAGCGATTGTTCTAATTGTCTGGTAATGGTTTGTTAGCGTGAACATGGacttgtttgtgtttgtctttAAAGAACTTTTTCGACACTACCAATTATATTCTACTTTATGTTAACAGTTCATGTATTTCTTTCAGTAACTCTGGTGCTAAGGCATGTTTTAAATGCAATAGAAATAGCAAGCGGCACTTAACAAGAAATATCTGATAACTCTAGTACTAGCTATCATAAATATTACCCTAATTTTGTCATTAAACAACCATGTAAACACCAATTcgtttttccaacaaacaacTAGAGACAAAAAGGAGCAACCAGAAGGGTAACCATATTTTGCATATGGTCACGCCTCATGAGAAGTTAATTACCGATCTTGAACGGAGCTTATAACTTCCTTGTGGCACAGGTGATAGCACTACTACAGCCATCTCTCTACAGCAAACATTTATAGCACACATTACTGCCAATCagtaaaatcattaaaattagAGAACCAAAGTAAGAAACCGCCAATGAAGTAAACCTTCAAGTGTGAACCAAGCGCTCTAGAAAATAAGGCAGTAACAGACAAACAGTTTACTAAATACCTCCGAGAACACCTGCGCATTCGAGCAATGGTTTGGCGTAACGATTACGTATTCATATTTTGCACGAGATGCAAATTGGTGCGTGTTTGGATGCGATCGTTGAGATGGTACACATTAAATGCGGTTTCGTTGCGTTTGTGGGGTTTGTGTCATCAGCAAAGTATTTAAATATGttatttaattcaaatttgaaaaGACCATTCCGTCATTGTAGTGTAAATAGATCCATTGATTATGATTAGTTATGGTCGGATAATTAACAGGATCAACGAATCATATGAACAAAATTATGGAGCAGAACGACAagtttggaaaacaaaattaatgttGAAAAATTCGCAGTTTTTAGACGAAAGATAGCCGTTTGCGGttgtggaaaagaagaaaagaaagagagaatcaCGTTGtttaattccatttttatcGTTGGTGTACGCCACTCATTCAAAATGGTTTAAGTGGTGTAGTTTTTCTGGATTCATTATTTTAACCTGCTCGTGATgatagtgatggtgatgataaagGTGAAATAAGAATTTCAGAACAAAAGTCGCGGACATGCTTATATAGGGTGCTCGTGGGCTTGCCTTAAGTCCTTCAATTGCTTCCTAGTTCAATAGACAACACTCTAGACGTACGTTGCTGCAATGTGTTCAGCCATGCAGCACTGTACGTGTAGAGGTGACGGTTGTAGGATGttgataaaataataattctCTGACATTTCGAGGCCAGCATGACGTTGATTTTAGGGCACGAAATTGGAGCAACGAAAGCCAATGAGTGCACAACAATGATGCTGTTGACAACACTTGTCGCCGGATGACGAATCGGGTGAATGCGGATTTTCGGGTCGGTGTGAGTTGAGCATACATATTAAGGTGAAATAAATTTGTTCTTTCAACAACGAATAACCATCGAAAATAGACACATAAAATTCGGCAAAAACGGTGGTAGAAACGATATTGCTTGCACTCGATATCCCACCgtttttatcgatcgatcttaACATTGAAAGCCAATTCAAAAATTGGAACCGGTTTTGGATGCATAAGGGTCTAGGGAAGTGCTCGACGACATCGATATTGATTGAAACTTTAATATTGACTGCGCGTTTATGTGTTTGTCCGTTAGTGCTGGTGTCCGTGTCTGTCTGCGTGAGTGTTTGATTCGTTCAAGTAACGAGGAAACGGGTATTTGATATTTGTGGTTACTTACGTAGCCAAATTTATGGTAAAGCAGGAAATCCTCGGCTGACTGGCCAACCTCGTCGCCCTTCCAGGAGATGAATTTCGTCTTGAACACATCCAGCACCGAGGCTGCCGATCCCGTGACGTTGATCAGGATAAGCCCGAGGCAACGCGATGGATGGGCCAGACCGAAACGGGCCAGCACATTTGCTCCAGCACCTTCGCCCACACCGATCACATACTTCACGTGCAAGAAGTCCAGCACCGTGATCAGCTCTTCGCCCAGCAGCTGCAGTGATGGAAACTGGAACCTGAGAGCCGTACGAAAATGTAAACGATAGCATTAGGATTGCTCCTGTGAGTGGGATGGAGGAGTGGGGGTGAATGGCAAACGCCTCGGTCGCTATTAGTTGCACCATCATCTCCCTCGTATCCTAATCTCTTGAAAAGCTTTTAGCTGCTGATGCTAACCTGAACTGTGTACGCTTATAGCGAATGGACAAGGTTcgtgcatttttgttttgatcgaCTATTTCAACTTGTAATAATGTTGTTTCAATAATCGATAATTGATAAATAATCGAAAATCAATTGGACTGTTACCTTCTTTCAACAAATCACCAGAATTGCTAACAAGCTAAATTAAAGATGAATGCCTTGTTACACAAATGTCTATGTTCGTTACTTTCATCCCTGATTAACCAAGTAGCTCCGACccagaacagcagcatctttgTTACTAATCACCTCCGGCACTGATAGCTTCAATGTCGCATGTGGCTGTAACACGTGTCTCGAGGAGTATACTTACGATTCTGCCAGATTGGGTGCATTATCCGCATGACCGGGCACATCGATGTGGATGAAGCATGACCGTTCTTTGATTTCGATCATGCACGCGCTGTTGACGAACTCCTCAAACGAGGAATCTTACATTTCCACCCGAAAAGTTCCGCATGAAATATGAGAAAAGTTTATGTATCAATGTATCACATCTCACTCTTCCGCGTCATGAATCCGGCtggatgtgtgagtgtgtgtgtgtgtgcttacgGTTGGTTCCCAAATCGTGAACGGTGAGGAAGACAGCTCGCTTTTCCTGCTGCGATAGATCGCCCTGTTATtgggaagagagaaaatgtTGGTTAAAGCAAGCCGCGTGTCACGAGCCTGGAGTCCGATTCAGTAAAGCTATTGGCAACCAGCGCCCGGATGAGCTTGGAAATACCAATGAAACATGATCGTCGCAGTCGCCATTCTTAATACTAGAAGATAGCCTAAGAAGTTTGTTCATTTCAGTAAACTTTCTGTTAGTGCGAAtgatattttgtttgttcactGGTTGGCCTACATTTTCTCTCGATCTTGCAATGTCCGTGCAAAGGTAGAATTCCAAGACGAAACTCAAAACAGACCCGGAAAACAGGAGCTCGACGATTATTGGATGAAACTCTATTCCCCATTGCTGCAGCCAACAATCGGCCCCAAAACTCATTCCATAGCATCAAGAAAACTTTCTTCACTTCCATCACAAAGTTTCTCCTCGGGAGAGTGTGCGGAAAGTGGTCGAGAAGCTACTCCATATCGATTGGGAATGCGATGAAATACCCAGTCTTGGGATAGATCGGGAGGAATGGAATGTAGACGAGATAATGGCAATAGTTTGCTGTGAACATTATTTTTCATGACCCAACGTATTAGTCCCGAGTATCAAAGCTTTGCATGCTATTCGTTGACAGATATGACATTGGTAGTAAAAAGCAATCCGGCTGGTATTGGAGTAACAGCTGATATTAATTGTTTTACAAGTAGATCCCGTTAAAGCATGTAAAAAGCCATTTTCACGTCACATACCTGCACTGTAACGATGATCTCTCCGCTCTTCTCCGTATTGACTGCATATCGCTGAAAAGTAAAAGCAAAATTAAGATGTTTGTTTATAATATTCGTGTATTACGTGGTTAACGGTAACAAATCGGCTTCCCTCAGCTCATAGCTTCCAATAATTtgtaaataataatttatggtAAGTTGATGCAAGACTCAACGTAATGTGGTTCCGAAATCGTCACCAGTTCTATTGCGGCAAATATAACATCATCGGCGAGTAGTCAAAATCCATCCTAACGACCTACCCGTATAAACCTGAACACGAGAGCATCTTCCAAACAGCGCTCAGAAGAAAATAACGCCCTACAAGTGGCACAATTCCATTACGCCTTTCTCACGTGGAATTGTGTATTTCAAGTCTCGACGCATTGGCATTGTGGCGTGTGGTATGAAAAATTCACCAACACACCATTAGTCAGTGAGGAATGTTCGCTCACTCGTGGCCGGAAACCCGTGGAACCGTGAACCAACTTTAGCACTTCCGCTAGCTGTTCCATTGTGTACCCTTTCAATTCTCCCTTCCGAGAAGTCGAACTGTGAGAGGATGAATAATCAATGAACTAAATCAAACTCGCGCTCAAACGAACGAGAGTAACAAGCTGAAAGCAAACGATCGAACGCACCGCTACTGTCTTGGAGAGCATATCCGTTACTTTGGCTATTCCAAGTATGAAATCATACCGGGCACCAGttgtcaatttttttttcagtggTTTCATTTACCATAACTATCGattatttcactttcactaaCCAGCAAAATATCTGGCGATTTTTAAAAGCATGGATGATAATGCCTTACAATTAGTATCATTAGTGCGTTTTATATATTCATGGTTTGATTCGAAATTATGAAATTTACCCGACGTCCCATTGAAAAGAATAAATATGGATCCCTCAGGCGGTTTCTGTAGAGAGATGAACTTCgttcgatgagctgacagttGGTGCTATAGGCTGTGGGTGCTTTGGTTGTTCTCGGACCACTAGCTCGTTCACTTTCTTTAGACAATTCTGGTTGTTCCCAGAAAACGTTCTCAATTATGCATGAATCTTCCTTACAGGCACTCGATTTTATAAGTCATTTTCAGTAATAAAGCACATTAAAGCTAGACTTCGCCATTTACGATTATATCTTCTTTCGTCACTCGTGAATATCTCATAGGCATAGACGCATTAAAATTTACTTTTCAGTTAGGCTATGTAATTGACTTTTTTTAACGATCAAACAAAACGGTTCATTTCGATCACAACTATCTCTATAAACTCTGCAATTGATATATTCAACATAAcatatttaatgaaataatcTTCACCCTTTCATCTGTACTAAAGGCACCCTCAAGGCACAGGTTCATTCAATGCCTACTAACCTTAACAcgaatatttattttacaaCGAATGTAAACAAGTGTCCGCGGATCAAATCCACTAGACGACACTTGAACCCGACCGGTCGAACACTCGAAGTCGGACGTGGATTGGATGCCGACTCCATCGGTTCCGTCACTGGCTCAACAAGTGGCCATTTATCGAGGTCCTTCGCGACGGACGGAGGTCCTTTACTTTCCTTTCGTAGTTCTTTGGCACGCGATCCATGCGCGGCAATCAAGTCACCATCGAacgctacaaaaaaaaaaattacgtGACAAGCAACGTTTTGCAAGCCAAACCCATGCTGTTGCGTATTGTAGATGGATTTTCCGAGCCCCACCTGCTTCGAGGACAGCGAGAGCGGTCAGAAAATCCCTTGtgacattccttttttttaatagcgTATGAGGCGTACCACTCCATAGACGCTAGCCACCGGTTATTTTTGTCACCGCGTGCGTGACACATGAGTTTTTATGTTCCAATTTGCTACAGACATTTCAACGGCCGGGTAACTGACTTGTAATGGTACGAGGTGTTAGAGGGCTTCCGATTGTCAGGGCTTCTGTTTGAAGCTCTCGATCTTTATCTCTGTCGCCAAGGCACGATGGCACCGTCTGTGCTTTTTGATCATAGAACCTCCAGCTGGCATCCGCTAATTTGGAGCTAATGGAGCGTTTAATCAGAAGCACGATAAGAAAGAGGATGCTTTCAGTGGAC
The sequence above is a segment of the Anopheles darlingi chromosome 2, idAnoDarlMG_H_01, whole genome shotgun sequence genome. Coding sequences within it:
- the LOC125950071 gene encoding uncharacterized protein ZK1073.1 isoform X1 is translated as MEKGKTNDTTSSPGGAAAAAAGSPPTKSVHRYAVNTEKSGEIIVTVQGDLSQQEKRAVFLTVHDLGTNHSSFEEFVNSACMIEIKERSCFIHIDVPGHADNAPNLAESFQFPSLQLLGEELITVLDFLHVKYVIGVGEGAGANVLARFGLAHPSRCLGLILINVTGSAASVLDVFKTKFISWKGDEVGQSAEDFLLYHKFGYQLVGDNPDKEKIVAEFQSRLHSSLNSKNIKQYVKAFMSRKDLPLKNCKVDLLLITGIMSPYASVVEKLYKDLNKEKVTLLKVERAGDVLADAPAKVAQSILLFCKGQGLLTSVAMPGVDRNRAFSTSSGGSTEGALGPRRLSRGMSMEDYDKPNIRRLSVTINEQLPPIKK
- the LOC125950071 gene encoding uncharacterized protein ZK1073.1 isoform X4; protein product: MRYAVNTEKSGEIIVTVQGDLSQQEKRAVFLTVHDLGTNHSSFEEFVNSACMIEIKERSCFIHIDVPGHADNAPNLAESFQFPSLQLLGEELITVLDFLHVKYVIGVGEGAGANVLARFGLAHPSRCLGLILINVTGSAASVLDVFKTKFISWKGDEVGQSAEDFLLYHKFGYQLVGDNPDKEKIVAEFQSRLHSSLNSKNIKQYVKAFMSRKDLPLKNCKVDLLLITGIMSPYASVVEKLYKDLNKEKVTLLKVERAGDVLADAPAKVAQSILLFCKGQGLLTSVAMPGVDRNRAFSTSSGGSTEGALGPRRLSRGMSMEDYDKPNIRRLSVTINEQLPPIKK
- the LOC125950071 gene encoding uncharacterized protein ZK1073.1 isoform X2, coding for MSAQERRASFARRAESLMEKRYAVNTEKSGEIIVTVQGDLSQQEKRAVFLTVHDLGTNHSSFEEFVNSACMIEIKERSCFIHIDVPGHADNAPNLAESFQFPSLQLLGEELITVLDFLHVKYVIGVGEGAGANVLARFGLAHPSRCLGLILINVTGSAASVLDVFKTKFISWKGDEVGQSAEDFLLYHKFGYQLVGDNPDKEKIVAEFQSRLHSSLNSKNIKQYVKAFMSRKDLPLKNCKVDLLLITGIMSPYASVVEKLYKDLNKEKVTLLKVERAGDVLADAPAKVAQSILLFCKGQGLLTSVAMPGVDRNRAFSTSSGGSTEGALGPRRLSRGMSMEDYDKPNIRRLSVTINEQLPPIKK
- the LOC125950071 gene encoding uncharacterized protein ZK1073.1 isoform X3, which codes for MGRRRYAVNTEKSGEIIVTVQGDLSQQEKRAVFLTVHDLGTNHSSFEEFVNSACMIEIKERSCFIHIDVPGHADNAPNLAESFQFPSLQLLGEELITVLDFLHVKYVIGVGEGAGANVLARFGLAHPSRCLGLILINVTGSAASVLDVFKTKFISWKGDEVGQSAEDFLLYHKFGYQLVGDNPDKEKIVAEFQSRLHSSLNSKNIKQYVKAFMSRKDLPLKNCKVDLLLITGIMSPYASVVEKLYKDLNKEKVTLLKVERAGDVLADAPAKVAQSILLFCKGQGLLTSVAMPGVDRNRAFSTSSGGSTEGALGPRRLSRGMSMEDYDKPNIRRLSVTINEQLPPIKK